One genomic window of Capricornis sumatraensis isolate serow.1 chromosome 15, serow.2, whole genome shotgun sequence includes the following:
- the ATP5F1C gene encoding ATP synthase subunit gamma, mitochondrial isoform X2, whose protein sequence is MFSRAGVAGLSAWTVQPQWIQVRNMATLKDITRRLKSIKNIQKITKSMKMVAAAKYARAERELKPARVYGVGSLALYEKADIKTPEDKKKHLIIGVSSDRGLCGAIHSSVAKQMKSEAANLAAAGKEVKIIGVGDKIRSILHRTHSDQFLVTFKEVGRRPPTFGDASVIALELLNSGYEFDEGSIIFNRFRSVISYKTEEKPIFSLDTISSAESMSIYDDIDADVLRNYQEYSLANIIYYSLKESTTSEQSARMTAMDNASKNASEMIDKLTLTFNRTRQAVITKELIEIISGAAAL, encoded by the exons ATGTTCTCTCGGGCGGGCGTCGCTGGCCTCTCGGCCTGGACCGTGCAGCCACAATG GATCCAAGTTCGAAATATGGCAACTTTGAAAGACA TTACCAGGCGACTAAAATCAATCAAAAACATCCAGAAAATTACCAAGTCTATGAAAATGGTAGCAGCAGCGAAATACGCCCGAGCTGAGAGGGAGCTGAAACCGGCCCGAGTGTATGGAGTGGGGTCCTTGG ctctgtaTGAAAAGGCTGATATTAAGACTCCTGAAGACAAGAAGAAGCACCTCATCATCGGTGTGTCCTCAGACCGAGGGCTCTGTGGTGCTATTCACTCCTCGGTTGCTAAACAGATGAAAAGCGAGGCGGCCAACCTTGCAGCAGCCGGGAAAGAAGTTAAGATTATTGGAGTTGGTGATAAAATCAGGAGTATACTTCACAg GACTCATTCTGACCAGTTTCTGGTGACATTCAAAGAAGTGGGGAGGAGACCCCCTACCTTTGGGGATGCATCAGTCATTGCCCTTGAGCTGTTAAATTCTGGATATGAATTTGATGAAGGGTCTATCATCTTTAACCGATTCAG GTCTGTCATCTCCTACAAGACAGAAGAAAAGCCCATCTTTTCCCTTGACACCATTTCAAGTGCTG AGAGCATGAGTATCTACGATGACATTGATGCTGATGTGCTGCGGAATTACCAGGAATACAGCCTGGCCAACATCATCTACTACTCCCTGAAGGAGTCCACCACGAGCGAGCAGAGCGCCAGGATGACGGCCATGGACAACGCCAGCAAGAATGCTT CCGAAATGATTGACAAATTGACTCTGACATTCAATCGCACCCGCCAAGCTGTCATCACCAAGGAGCTGATAGAAATCATCTCTGGTGCTGCGGCTCTGTAA
- the ATP5F1C gene encoding ATP synthase subunit gamma, mitochondrial isoform X3: MFSRAGVAGLSAWTVQPQWIQVRNMATLKDITRRLKSIKNIQKITKSMKMVAAAKYARAERELKPARVYGVGSLALYEKADIKTPEDKKKHLIIGVSSDRGLCGAIHSSVAKQMKSEAANLAAAGKEVKIIGVGDKIRSILHRTHSDQFLVTFKEVGRRPPTFGDASVIALELLNSGYEFDEGSIIFNRFRSVISYKTEEKPIFSLDTISSAESMSIYDDIDADVLRNYQEYSLANIIYYSLKESTTSEQSARMTAMDNASKNASEMIDKLTLTFNRTRQAVITKELIEIISGAAAL; encoded by the exons ATGTTCTCTCGGGCGGGCGTCGCTGGCCTCTCGGCCTGGACCGTGCAGCCACAATG GATCCAAGTTCGAAATATGGCAACTTTGAAAGACA TTACCAGGCGACTAAAATCAATCAAAAACATCCAGAAAATTACCAAGTCTATGAAAATGGTAGCAGCAGCGAAATACGCCCGAGCTGAGAGGGAGCTGAAACCGGCCCGAGTGTATGGAGTGGGGTCCTTGG ctctgtaTGAAAAGGCTGATATTAAGACTCCTGAAGACAAGAAGAAGCACCTCATCATCGGTGTGTCCTCAGACCGAGGGCTCTGTGGTGCTATTCACTCCTCGGTTGCTAAACAGATGAAAAGCGAGGCGGCCAACCTTGCAGCAGCCGGGAAAGAAGTTAAGATTATTGGAGTTGGTGATAAAATCAGGAGTATACTTCACAg GACTCATTCTGACCAGTTTCTGGTGACATTCAAAGAAGTGGGGAGGAGACCCCCTACCTTTGGGGATGCATCAGTCATTGCCCTTGAGCTGTTAAATTCTGGATATGAATTTGATGAAGGGTCTATCATCTTTAACCGATTCAG GTCTGTCATCTCCTACAAGACAGAAGAAAAGCCCATCTTTTCCCTTGACACCATTTCAAGTGCTG AGAGCATGAGTATCTACGATGACATTGATGCTGATGTGCTGCGGAATTACCAGGAATACAGCCTGGCCAACATCATCTACTACTCCCTGAAGGAGTCCACCACGAGCGAGCAGAGCGCCAGGATGACGGCCATGGACAACGCCAGCAAGAATGCTT CCGAAATGATTGACAAATTGACTCTGACATTCAATCGCACCCGCCAAGCTGTCATCACCAAGGAGCTGATAGAAATCATCTCTGGTGCTGCGGCTCT gtaa
- the ATP5F1C gene encoding ATP synthase subunit gamma, mitochondrial isoform X1: MFSRAGVAGLSAWTVQPQWIQVRNMATLKDITRRLKSIKNIQKITKSMKMVAAAKYARAERELKPARVYGVGSLALYEKADIKTPEDKKKHLIIGVSSDRGLCGAIHSSVAKQMKSEAANLAAAGKEVKIIGVGDKIRSILHRTHSDQFLVTFKEVGRRPPTFGDASVIALELLNSGYEFDEGSIIFNRFRSVISYKTEEKPIFSLDTISSAESMSIYDDIDADVLRNYQEYSLANIIYYSLKESTTSEQSARMTAMDNASKNASEMIDKLTLTFNRTRQAVITKELIEIISGAAALE; this comes from the exons ATGTTCTCTCGGGCGGGCGTCGCTGGCCTCTCGGCCTGGACCGTGCAGCCACAATG GATCCAAGTTCGAAATATGGCAACTTTGAAAGACA TTACCAGGCGACTAAAATCAATCAAAAACATCCAGAAAATTACCAAGTCTATGAAAATGGTAGCAGCAGCGAAATACGCCCGAGCTGAGAGGGAGCTGAAACCGGCCCGAGTGTATGGAGTGGGGTCCTTGG ctctgtaTGAAAAGGCTGATATTAAGACTCCTGAAGACAAGAAGAAGCACCTCATCATCGGTGTGTCCTCAGACCGAGGGCTCTGTGGTGCTATTCACTCCTCGGTTGCTAAACAGATGAAAAGCGAGGCGGCCAACCTTGCAGCAGCCGGGAAAGAAGTTAAGATTATTGGAGTTGGTGATAAAATCAGGAGTATACTTCACAg GACTCATTCTGACCAGTTTCTGGTGACATTCAAAGAAGTGGGGAGGAGACCCCCTACCTTTGGGGATGCATCAGTCATTGCCCTTGAGCTGTTAAATTCTGGATATGAATTTGATGAAGGGTCTATCATCTTTAACCGATTCAG GTCTGTCATCTCCTACAAGACAGAAGAAAAGCCCATCTTTTCCCTTGACACCATTTCAAGTGCTG AGAGCATGAGTATCTACGATGACATTGATGCTGATGTGCTGCGGAATTACCAGGAATACAGCCTGGCCAACATCATCTACTACTCCCTGAAGGAGTCCACCACGAGCGAGCAGAGCGCCAGGATGACGGCCATGGACAACGCCAGCAAGAATGCTT CCGAAATGATTGACAAATTGACTCTGACATTCAATCGCACCCGCCAAGCTGTCATCACCAAGGAGCTGATAGAAATCATCTCTGGTGCTGCGGCTCT GGAGTAA